One stretch of Planococcus sp. PAMC 21323 DNA includes these proteins:
- a CDS encoding NUDIX hydrolase, whose product MEMSNWKGAAGVCINEKNEVLLVLQGVPGEEKKWTVPAGGIEGAETVEQCCTREFFEETGLSVRVIEKLSTRAGEYEDSKVSFEVVYFKVEVTGGEIVLHREDEWIADVAWKPIAEIRELEMTYPDDAELIESLAVQ is encoded by the coding sequence ATGGAAATGTCGAATTGGAAAGGCGCTGCAGGCGTCTGCATCAATGAAAAAAACGAAGTACTATTAGTGTTGCAAGGAGTTCCAGGAGAAGAAAAAAAGTGGACAGTACCGGCAGGCGGAATTGAAGGAGCAGAAACGGTTGAACAATGCTGTACGCGAGAATTTTTTGAAGAAACAGGATTGTCTGTTCGAGTTATAGAAAAGTTAAGCACGCGAGCAGGAGAATACGAAGATTCGAAAGTGTCTTTTGAAGTGGTTTATTTTAAAGTAGAAGTGACAGGTGGAGAAATTGTCCTTCATCGAGAAGATGAGTGGATTGCCGATGTTGCGTGGAAACCCATTGCTGAAATTCGTGAATTAGAAATGACTTATCCAGACGACGCTGAGCTTATTGAATCTTTAGCAGTTCAGTAA
- a CDS encoding magnesium transporter CorA family protein has translation MPQYTFKHAVWHEEEGVGSTSFRKYLPENDKMHNWIDKSINPAVNILHTHTVDRGKESLWGSLIYKQSETSKGSREVFHFYISSNVFVTSKINFEQDSDLNKDEILRQMENASSSIEIMMIILGEMVASILHKIDRFEERLHDLLWAIKEHNNKKTLGEIETIRHEILLWKHLIMGFQEIKMAIEETFGKDVIDQIEYRRTATRIERCVMLVNSYEDEVNNMVDIENVVANYRGNEIMKTLTVLTTLFTPVMAWGALWGMNFENMPELKWKFGYLGSVLIILGSTFILYLYLRQKGWMGDILQSIGKSTGRKK, from the coding sequence ATGCCTCAATACACTTTCAAACATGCGGTCTGGCACGAAGAAGAAGGTGTTGGAAGTACGAGCTTCCGTAAATATCTTCCGGAAAACGACAAAATGCATAATTGGATTGATAAATCGATAAATCCAGCGGTCAATATTCTTCATACGCATACGGTTGACCGCGGCAAGGAATCTTTATGGGGATCATTAATATACAAACAAAGTGAAACTTCTAAAGGATCTCGTGAAGTGTTTCATTTCTATATATCTTCAAATGTTTTTGTCACTAGTAAAATTAATTTTGAACAAGATTCAGATTTAAATAAAGATGAAATTTTACGCCAGATGGAAAATGCCTCATCTTCTATCGAAATCATGATGATTATTCTTGGCGAAATGGTCGCATCCATTTTACATAAAATAGATCGTTTCGAAGAACGTCTACATGACTTATTATGGGCAATAAAAGAACACAACAACAAAAAGACTTTAGGTGAAATTGAAACCATTCGGCATGAGATTTTATTGTGGAAGCATCTAATTATGGGGTTTCAAGAAATTAAAATGGCCATCGAAGAAACATTTGGAAAAGACGTTATAGATCAAATAGAATATCGGAGAACCGCTACTCGAATTGAGCGTTGTGTAATGCTCGTTAATTCCTATGAAGATGAAGTGAATAATATGGTTGATATCGAAAACGTAGTAGCCAATTATCGAGGCAATGAAATCATGAAAACCTTAACGGTATTAACAACTTTATTTACCCCTGTCATGGCGTGGGGGGCTCTATGGGGAATGAACTTCGAGAATATGCCTGAGTTAAAATGGAAGTTCGGATATCTTGGGTCGGTGTTGATCATTTTAGGATCAACATTTATTCTGTATCTATACCTCAGGCAAAAAGGATGGATGGGGGATATTTTGCAGTCGATTGGAAAAAGTACAGGTAGGAAAAAATAA
- the abc-f gene encoding ribosomal protection-like ABC-F family protein, protein MIISQFQQVMCHFATQKIFNHIKGEVSEGQRIGLVGRNGEGKSTLLNVLAGILQPTEGVVTWKKGSNIGLLEQSPDEQPEQTVEQLLRTVFSELNALQQQLVKMEKQMETVDPNEMERLLLRYGAMQDDFIQRGGYEIDMRIDQVLNGLKVKSLKFEQWGHLSGGEKTKIGLAKLLLQKPDLLLLDEPTNHLDLDAIEWLGSFISHYKGTIVLVSHDRYFLDETVTHIWELDQGELIQYVGNYSNYVKEREARLLVEFQQYQDQQKKIQKMKETIKRLKEWANRANPPNAGMHRQAKSMEKALHRIEVLDQPVLSKKQMALNLKIDERSGKDVVRLDGVWKEFGEHMLFQDIAMHIRYGERVAIVGSNGTGKTTLLNMMVGKESVDVGDVKLGSNTSIGYLSQHTLEMDNGRTVIEEFREAIAVSEYDARPMLAQFLFFGNMVFQPVRQLSGGERMRLRLAQLMHQHHNLLILDEPTNHLDLEAKEVMEEALSEFPGTIIAVSHDRYFLDKLFPVTYWLKNETIERFHGGYSTAREKVASSIQ, encoded by the coding sequence ATGATTATTAGTCAGTTTCAACAAGTGATGTGCCATTTTGCAACGCAAAAAATATTTAATCATATAAAAGGGGAAGTTTCAGAAGGGCAACGCATTGGGCTCGTCGGAAGAAATGGAGAGGGAAAGTCCACGTTATTAAATGTACTTGCAGGAATACTGCAACCAACTGAGGGAGTTGTAACGTGGAAAAAAGGCAGCAACATTGGTTTGTTAGAGCAATCACCTGATGAGCAGCCAGAGCAAACGGTAGAACAATTATTGAGAACTGTCTTTTCAGAGTTAAATGCTTTGCAGCAGCAATTAGTGAAGATGGAAAAGCAGATGGAAACTGTCGATCCCAATGAAATGGAACGGCTTCTTCTTCGTTACGGAGCGATGCAAGATGATTTTATCCAACGCGGTGGTTATGAAATCGATATGAGAATAGATCAAGTGTTAAACGGGTTAAAGGTTAAGTCGTTGAAATTTGAACAATGGGGACACTTGAGCGGTGGAGAAAAAACGAAAATCGGGTTAGCGAAATTACTTTTACAAAAACCAGACTTGCTATTGCTAGACGAACCAACAAATCATTTAGATTTAGATGCGATTGAGTGGCTTGGCTCATTTATTAGCCACTACAAAGGGACGATTGTCCTCGTATCTCACGACCGCTATTTTTTAGATGAAACTGTTACGCATATTTGGGAATTGGACCAAGGTGAGTTGATTCAGTATGTTGGAAATTACTCGAACTATGTAAAAGAACGAGAAGCTCGATTATTAGTAGAGTTTCAGCAATATCAGGATCAACAAAAGAAAATTCAAAAGATGAAAGAAACCATTAAACGATTGAAAGAATGGGCCAATCGGGCAAATCCCCCAAATGCCGGCATGCACAGACAAGCGAAAAGTATGGAAAAAGCGTTGCACCGAATTGAAGTTCTCGACCAACCTGTGTTATCGAAAAAACAGATGGCCTTAAATTTGAAAATAGACGAACGTAGCGGCAAAGATGTTGTGCGTCTCGATGGGGTATGGAAAGAATTTGGAGAGCATATGCTGTTTCAAGACATTGCAATGCATATCCGTTACGGAGAACGAGTAGCGATTGTTGGTTCAAATGGGACAGGAAAAACAACATTGCTAAATATGATGGTTGGGAAAGAGTCAGTTGATGTCGGAGATGTAAAGTTAGGGAGTAATACATCAATCGGTTATTTATCTCAACACACATTAGAGATGGATAATGGTAGAACCGTCATAGAAGAATTTCGTGAAGCAATTGCTGTTTCGGAATACGATGCACGTCCAATGCTCGCTCAATTTTTGTTTTTTGGCAATATGGTATTTCAACCAGTACGGCAACTTAGTGGTGGAGAACGGATGAGGTTGCGGCTCGCACAGCTGATGCATCAGCATCATAACTTATTAATTTTAGATGAACCGACCAATCATTTAGATCTAGAAGCAAAAGAAGTGATGGAAGAGGCTTTGAGTGAGTTTCCGGGAACGATTATTGCGGTTTCACATGATCGTTATTTTTTAGATAAGCTATTCCCCGTTACGTACTGGCTTAAAAATGAAACAATCGAACGATTTCATGGAGGCTATTCGACCGCGAGAGAGAAAGTGGCAAGTTCTATCCAATAA
- a CDS encoding winged helix-turn-helix transcriptional regulator translates to MDTSIICPRFEIAISLLSQRWTGLIIYQLLSGPQRFSELTDIIGISGRLLSERLKNLETQGLVTRTVYPETPIKIEYALTEKGQSLKPVMDEIQNWSQVWVDSVETNNE, encoded by the coding sequence ATGGACACTTCCATCATTTGCCCTCGTTTCGAGATAGCTATTTCCTTGCTCAGTCAGCGCTGGACAGGACTGATTATTTATCAACTACTTTCGGGACCCCAACGTTTTAGTGAACTAACCGATATTATTGGCATCAGCGGACGGCTATTATCTGAACGACTGAAAAACTTAGAAACACAAGGATTAGTTACGCGCACAGTTTATCCCGAGACTCCTATAAAGATTGAGTATGCATTAACTGAAAAAGGACAATCGTTAAAACCTGTTATGGACGAAATTCAAAATTGGTCACAAGTATGGGTAGATTCTGTTGAAACAAACAACGAATAA
- a CDS encoding VOC family protein produces the protein MGFHKKPVTHVGEIGLKVVDMKKMKEFYTEVIGFEVISEEQHSVALGAGDNVLVRLEAIEGIMPKRGRYTGLYHLAILLPTRESLGKILVHLHKQGIQLGSADHLVSEALYLSDPEGNGIEIYQDRKPDQWNWENDQVAMAVDPIDAQGLVEEAQKSLEPWKGLPAETVMGHIHLHVSNLNEAKDFYVNGLGLEVVSNLGAQALFIADQKYHHHIGMNVWNGEGIPALPEKEAGLHYYTLVMDNEIRNKVVGNLRSLGMKMVEEERYFEVKDPSGNAIRLCV, from the coding sequence ATGGGTTTTCACAAAAAACCAGTCACACATGTAGGTGAAATAGGATTGAAAGTAGTCGATATGAAGAAGATGAAAGAGTTTTACACGGAGGTCATAGGATTTGAAGTAATCTCGGAAGAGCAGCATTCAGTAGCATTGGGTGCTGGTGATAATGTATTAGTCAGACTCGAAGCAATTGAAGGGATTATGCCTAAACGAGGTCGTTATACAGGACTGTATCATCTCGCTATTTTATTACCAACTAGAGAATCATTAGGAAAAATTCTTGTGCATCTTCATAAGCAAGGGATTCAATTAGGCTCTGCAGATCACTTAGTTAGCGAAGCTTTATATTTATCTGACCCAGAAGGTAACGGTATTGAAATTTATCAGGATCGAAAACCTGACCAATGGAACTGGGAAAATGATCAAGTAGCTATGGCCGTAGATCCGATTGATGCTCAAGGATTAGTTGAAGAAGCCCAAAAATCTTTAGAGCCGTGGAAAGGTCTGCCTGCTGAAACCGTGATGGGACATATTCACTTACATGTATCGAACTTAAATGAAGCTAAAGACTTTTATGTAAATGGACTTGGGCTAGAAGTCGTTTCAAATTTGGGTGCTCAAGCATTATTTATAGCCGATCAAAAATACCATCATCACATCGGCATGAACGTCTGGAACGGTGAGGGTATTCCGGCGTTGCCTGAAAAAGAAGCAGGATTGCATTATTACACGTTAGTTATGGACAATGAAATTCGCAATAAAGTCGTTGGAAATCTTCGTTCATTGGGAATGAAAATGGTGGAAGAAGAAAGATATTTTGAAGTCAAAGACCCTTCAGGAAACGCCATTCGTCTATGTGTGTGA
- a CDS encoding NAD(P)H-dependent flavin oxidoreductase, with amino-acid sequence MISLETEICQLFKINYPIIQAGMAGGPTTAELVAEVSNAGGLGTLGAAYMTPTALRQAIKEIQSKTQKPFAVNIFAAIIRDDFSRAEEMQKVLSPFRSELNISNLQSAYSSPNWSAEQFDICIEEGVAVVSTAFGCLSVEQMTVAKKRGVKIITMVTTVEEAKKAESSGATAVVAQGSEAGGHRSTFSLDQHPSGAQIGTLSLVPQVVDAIGIPVIAAGGIVDGRGLIASLALGAQGVQIGTRFVSAKESGAHAVYKKAIFKSDEESTVVTKSFSGRPARAIQNRFIREFEKSGVEPLPFPSQNTITKDIRAAASESGNPEFMSLWAGQSTRSLTEEMAAAEIVQAIVEEAKSIVC; translated from the coding sequence ATGATATCGTTAGAAACAGAAATTTGTCAATTGTTTAAAATAAACTATCCGATTATTCAGGCGGGAATGGCGGGAGGTCCTACCACGGCTGAACTTGTAGCTGAAGTCAGTAATGCAGGCGGGCTTGGAACTCTAGGAGCAGCATACATGACACCGACTGCACTGCGGCAAGCGATAAAAGAAATTCAGTCGAAAACCCAAAAACCATTTGCTGTTAATATTTTTGCAGCCATCATACGGGACGATTTTAGTCGCGCTGAGGAGATGCAAAAAGTATTAAGTCCTTTCCGCTCGGAGCTAAACATTAGCAACCTTCAGTCCGCATATTCGTCCCCTAATTGGAGTGCAGAACAATTTGATATTTGCATTGAAGAAGGGGTAGCTGTTGTTAGTACGGCTTTTGGTTGTTTATCCGTCGAACAGATGACAGTAGCTAAGAAAAGAGGCGTCAAAATCATAACAATGGTTACGACAGTTGAAGAAGCCAAAAAGGCAGAGAGTTCTGGGGCAACTGCTGTGGTGGCTCAAGGAAGTGAAGCAGGAGGTCATCGTAGTACCTTTTCGCTCGACCAACATCCGTCAGGTGCCCAAATTGGCACGCTGTCCCTAGTTCCTCAAGTAGTCGATGCTATTGGGATTCCAGTTATTGCAGCGGGAGGTATTGTGGATGGTCGAGGGTTAATTGCTTCACTGGCACTCGGTGCACAAGGAGTTCAAATCGGTACTCGGTTTGTCAGCGCCAAAGAATCAGGGGCGCATGCCGTTTATAAAAAGGCGATATTTAAGAGTGACGAGGAAAGCACGGTTGTAACAAAAAGCTTTTCTGGAAGACCGGCAAGAGCCATTCAGAATCGCTTTATTCGTGAATTTGAAAAAAGCGGTGTCGAGCCATTGCCATTTCCTTCTCAAAACACCATCACCAAAGACATTCGTGCAGCGGCTTCGGAATCTGGAAATCCGGAATTCATGTCACTATGGGCGGGGCAGTCTACGCGTAGTTTGACAGAAGAAATGGCTGCAGCTGAGATTGTTCAGGCGATCGTAGAAGAGGCGAAATCAATTGTATGCTAA
- a CDS encoding DUF368 domain-containing protein gives MEWKNIYRGILMGISDLIPGVSGGTIAFILGIYDRLLEAISGFFSRNWKKQLGFLVPLGIGIVITLLLFSRVIEYLLEQHYEATQFFFMGLIIGVIPYIMKQAEVKKNFTARHMIILLVIGAALAATAFIPTEENLAPITTLTVPVFFMLFFSGWLASMAMLLPGISGSFILLLLGVYSTAINALSTLNIPIVFAIGAGVIAGFIVSSKAIQYLLQHFTYVTYAAIIGLIIGSLFVVFPGFSSDSTTLITSLVTFGLGLSFTLLFSSPKKTTITEEV, from the coding sequence ATGGAATGGAAGAATATATACCGTGGCATCTTGATGGGAATCAGTGACTTGATCCCGGGAGTAAGCGGAGGCACAATTGCGTTTATTTTAGGGATTTATGATCGTTTGTTAGAGGCTATTAGCGGATTTTTTAGCCGTAACTGGAAAAAGCAACTTGGATTTTTAGTACCTCTTGGGATAGGGATTGTCATCACCCTTTTATTGTTTAGCCGAGTGATTGAATATTTACTGGAACAACATTATGAAGCAACTCAGTTTTTCTTTATGGGCCTTATTATTGGTGTCATTCCGTACATTATGAAGCAGGCTGAAGTAAAGAAGAACTTCACTGCACGTCACATGATTATTCTCTTGGTTATTGGAGCGGCTTTGGCAGCTACAGCCTTTATTCCGACTGAGGAAAATTTGGCACCGATTACGACGCTTACTGTACCAGTTTTCTTTATGTTATTTTTCTCTGGGTGGCTAGCAAGTATGGCAATGTTATTACCAGGAATTAGCGGTTCATTCATACTATTGTTGTTAGGCGTTTATTCAACCGCTATCAACGCTTTATCGACTTTGAACATTCCGATTGTTTTCGCAATCGGTGCTGGGGTGATTGCTGGATTTATCGTCAGCAGTAAAGCAATTCAGTATTTGCTTCAACATTTTACTTACGTCACTTACGCAGCAATTATTGGACTGATCATCGGATCTCTGTTTGTGGTGTTCCCAGGGTTTTCTTCTGATTCCACTACGCTGATTACTAGTCTAGTCACATTTGGACTCGGACTTTCGTTTACATTATTGTTTAGTTCACCTAAAAAAACGACTATTACAGAAGAAGTTTAA
- a CDS encoding CAP-associated domain-containing protein, translating into MRVRKIFWWFVVLLAVFFARPIWEEPVSKYVDLGFLDSVDEAVGNIAGNPEVTQVIDEARDFTSRVSAQLQSFIVSSSVEVPEAVAKPELVETESLFAIHNVTLGMSKEDAQKKVGLPLRLMRNEYGTDWHSYHQDFQNYVLLSYDQDGIVNGMFTNQDLFSSKEGITMDSTKSEVRSALGTPLKSLQKGNVQYILDTRDEYDVFKTDNTYTTIFYDIHEEDTVTAVQVIHEKLEKQRPKIYAESDEKLKEGYEYLLFELTNSARIQRGLSLLKWDSETRTTARKHSVDMAENQYFSHTNLAGQSPFDRMKEDGITFYVAGENLAYGQYSSVFAHEGLMNSLGHRENIVKPDFGYLGVGTAFNAENQPYYTANFFNR; encoded by the coding sequence ATGCGTGTGCGAAAAATTTTCTGGTGGTTTGTTGTGTTGCTGGCCGTGTTTTTTGCGCGCCCGATTTGGGAAGAGCCTGTTAGTAAGTATGTCGATTTAGGTTTTTTGGATTCTGTTGACGAAGCAGTTGGTAATATCGCAGGAAATCCAGAGGTGACGCAAGTTATAGATGAAGCGAGAGATTTTACTTCGCGCGTCAGTGCACAACTGCAGTCGTTTATCGTTTCTAGTTCAGTTGAAGTGCCAGAAGCTGTGGCCAAACCAGAACTAGTTGAAACTGAATCTTTGTTTGCCATTCATAATGTAACATTAGGAATGAGTAAAGAAGATGCTCAAAAGAAAGTCGGGTTGCCACTACGTTTAATGCGGAACGAATATGGAACTGATTGGCATAGCTATCATCAAGATTTTCAGAATTATGTTTTATTGTCTTATGATCAAGACGGAATCGTAAATGGGATGTTTACGAACCAAGATTTGTTTTCGTCGAAGGAAGGGATTACGATGGATTCCACAAAATCCGAAGTCCGTTCCGCACTGGGCACTCCGCTAAAAAGCCTCCAAAAAGGAAATGTTCAATATATACTCGATACACGTGATGAATACGATGTATTTAAAACGGATAATACGTATACGACGATTTTTTATGATATCCATGAAGAAGATACCGTAACGGCCGTACAAGTAATACATGAAAAACTAGAAAAACAACGCCCTAAAATATATGCGGAGTCGGATGAAAAGTTAAAAGAAGGCTATGAATATTTGCTTTTCGAATTGACCAATTCAGCTCGTATTCAACGAGGTTTGTCGTTATTAAAATGGGATAGTGAGACTAGAACGACTGCTCGCAAGCACAGTGTAGATATGGCCGAAAATCAATATTTCAGTCATACGAATCTAGCTGGACAATCTCCTTTTGATCGGATGAAAGAAGACGGCATTACATTTTATGTAGCAGGAGAAAATTTGGCGTATGGGCAGTATAGTAGTGTCTTTGCTCATGAAGGCCTGATGAATTCTTTAGGTCATCGTGAAAATATTGTAAAGCCAGACTTCGGGTATCTAGGGGTAGGAACGGCATTTAATGCAGAAAACCAACCGTATTATACGGCCAATTTCTTTAATCGATAA